The window CTTATTAATGGAGAACATTGCTTGTATATAGGTAAGTGATGATAGGGGCTGAAACCACAGAACAGGTCATTGGATCTTAAAATACTAGGTAAGTGAGGACTTGCAGAAATCCATATAATTCTCATAAAACTGCGAGTCACAGTAGTGACCAAGGTTTTATGCAAGTTTAAATTGAGGAGATAATGATGTCTGTAGCAGTAGACCTTGGAGTATAGCAAGACTCCAGGTAGATTCAATGAATCCTGCAGTGTGGTAGTGACAAGGTTATTTTCGGGGTCCAGGTAATAAAGTTGTATCCATAGACACATTTGTCACGATGTGTTTTCCGGGTTCCTCTCTACAGATCATGGTGAACCTCATGATGATTCTGGAAGGGCCATGATTTATATCCAGGTAAGTGATGATGTGGGCCATTTACATGTGACAGGCCATTGGCTCTTCAGCTATCTGGGTAAGTGTGAAAAGTGTTCCTAACTATTGAGTCGCCATGATTTTTTTGCAGGTATTCAGGTAAGAAATGATAGAGTCTTTAACTATTCTAGAGACCGTGAtcttcactttttatattttagagaaaatttatatttaacactAGGAATGCTCAGGGGTTGCAGGCATACAGCTAGTAAGCAGGTGTGTGATAAAGTGGGTTTGACCTCAATACAGATCATTTGACCTGAAACATCTTGGTGCATTTAGGATAGTGTCTCTTCACACAGTGTTACCATGTTTTTTGCAGGTATCCTGTTAAGGTCTTTGCTGGTGTACAGGTATGAGATGATTGACAGTCACTCAGACATTCTCAATATCAGTATTGACAAAGTTAATGTTTTTGAGACTCATAGTTATTCATATTTGTGTCATTACAAAATTAATTTGTCTCTAATACTACTAATAAAGAATACTAATAAGATTTTTGTATTCATCTTTTGAGATAACATGTACTTAACTACTAATAAAAGGTGGATATGCAGGTATTCGTGTATTTATAATATTGACCATCACAGCATTATTGACTCAGGGATTATTGCAGGGAGGCCCTCAGAGAGGAAGTCGTCTGTTCCCAGAGTTTGACTTCAGTGTCTGCAAGCAAGTATCCAGGTAGTGTTGATGGGTCCCAAAATGATACTCGAAGTGACCGAGGGAATTTGGGGGTGTATAGATAGGTACAAATACATTTCCTACAATGTTTTTTTCAGGGTTGGGCAAACACATGATGGTCAGCCCATCAGTGGTAGTGAAAGTTGGATGTGGTTGGCCTGGAGGTAAGTGATGATGTGTGCCTGAACCACAGCGTAGACGATCGACATTCCTATCTAGGTAAGTGATGGTGTGTCCACACGCTTCTCATTATCAGGACTTTTTTCCAGGTTGTCAGGTAAGAAATTACAGAGACCTTAAAAATCTAGCAACCAAGTTATCCtatagtttcattatttttaaagaaatttttcattgaagtataggtgattttcAGTATtgtgtttcagatgtacagcaaagtgattcagttatacctatatatACTTTGTATTCcttctttgacttttttccattatagtttattagacagtattgaatatagctccctgtgctgtacagtaaacccttgttgtttatcttccTGTAgtcttatattttagaaaaattgacCTTTAAGTGAAAGATTGTTAAATGACTTGCAGAAATCCATACAATTCTCATAGAGGTGTGAGTCACAGTGGTCACCAAGGTTTTATGTGGAGTACATTCAGGAGATAATGATGTCTCTAACAGTGGGACCTTGGAGTATAGCAAGACTGCAGGTAGATTTGATGAATCCTGCAGTGTGGTCATGACAAGGTTATTTTCAAGATCCATGTAATAAAGTTATGTCCATGGACCCATTAGTCACAATGTGTTTTCCAGGTTCCTCTCTACAGATCATGGTGAACCTCATGATGATCATGAACAGGACATGGCTTGTATCTAGGTAAGTGATGATGTGGCCCGTTCGCATGTGACAGGCCTTCGAATCTTCAGCTATCTAGGGAGTGTGGATAGTGTTCCTAACTGTTGAGTCTCCATGATTTTTTGCAGGTATTTAGGTAAGAAATGATAGTGTCTTTAACTAGTCTAGAGACCATGAAtcttcactttttatattttagagaaaatttatatttaacactGGTAATGCTCTGGGGTTGCTGGCATACAGGTATTTATTATGGTTTTCCCCACCACAGGACTACCCATAGGATTTTTACTGGTATCCAGTCAAGAAACTGTGGTTTTGCAACATTGGTGTTGACCTTGGATGGCTGCAAGGATCCAGGTAGAGTTGATGTGTCTCCTAATGATGAAGTGACCAAGGTCATTTGCAGGTGTCCTGGTAGAGAAAGTTGTgtcctttaatatattttcataacatCTCTTTCAGGTTTCCTTCCAGAGATCACAGTGAACCTACCATTGATCAGTAAGAGGGACATGGCTGGTGCGCAGGTAAGTGACGATGTGGGTGGAAACCACAGCACAGGCCTCTCATCTCCAGATGACCACGTATGTGATGCTGTGTCCTCACGCTTGTTACCATGATTTCCTTGCAGGTTTCAGGTAGGAAATGATGGATCCCTTACCCCTTCTAGAAACCAGGAGTTTTCCCTTATTATATAttagagaaaatttttgtttgtgaGTGTTGACTGATTTCACATAACCAAGTAATTAGCATGATGTTCCCAGCCATGGTGGTGACTGTGGAAATTTTGCACATGTCCCATTAAGAAATGTCAGCTCACCTGAGAATATTCCTGACTTGGACACTGCCAGTATTCAGTTAGAATTGATGTGCTCATCATGTTGAAAGCAATGAATGTTACTTATAAGTGTCCTGGTAGAATAAGTTGCATCCTTTTGCATATATCACAATGTATGTTTCAGGTTCCTGTCAAGAGACTATGGGGAACTTGACAGTGGTTGTGATCAGACACGTTTCTGGTCTCCAGGTAAGTGATGATGTGTTCCTCTTTTACCGTAGCATTTTGGGTGAGGTTTTCTGGTAAGAAATGATAGTGTTCCACCAATTCTAGAAACCATGTTATCctcctgttttaaaatttaaaaaaaatttgtgtcaCTGTCGAGCATCATGCAGATATCCACGTAATTCTCAAAGAGCTGTGAGTCCCAGTAGTAAGCGTGGTTTTCCATTGCAGGCGAGCGTTTAGGAGATCATAGTGTGTTTAACAATGGCCTAGACCTTGGAGTACTGCAAGATTCCAGGTATATTTGATGAGTCCTTCAGTGATGTTAGTGATGGGGTTATCTTCAGGGTCCAGGTAGTAAAAGTGTGTCCATAAACAAATTTGTCACTATGTGTCTTCCAGGTTCCTGCCCGGAGGTCATGGTGAACCTCGTAATGATGTTAAAGGACATGGCTTGCATCCAGGTAAGTGATGATGTGGGCCTTTTACACTCAACAGATGACCTGATCTTTG is drawn from Camelus ferus isolate YT-003-E chromosome X, BCGSAC_Cfer_1.0, whole genome shotgun sequence and contains these coding sequences:
- the LOC102513453 gene encoding uncharacterized protein LOC102513453; amino-acid sequence: MWVETTAQASHLQMTTYVMLCPHACYHDFLAGFRFLSRDYGELDSGCDQTRFWSPGERLGDHSVFNNGLDLGVLQDSRFLPGGHGEPRNDVKGHGLHPGFEVDLMEFCQVFRQKMAVSVSAALPFDFCLYPGILGRDGGVCNNTNGHRILQIPSREIMASPSTLVSMGMKEKWNTFFVLAIYLVNRIFNIQ